The DNA sequence ATACTTAATACTATTCCTAATCATTATTTAGTACCTGAGGGCGGAACAAATTCATTGGCTGTAAAAGGAGCAGCAGAAATACTATCAGAAAAAACCTTTTCTTATGACATAATTACTTCTGCAATGGGTACCGGAGGAACTGTTTCTGGATTATCTGTAGGAGCATTTCCTCATCAACAAGTAATCGGATTTCCGGTATTAAAAAACGCTCATTTTTTAGTTAAAGAATTATTAAAACATACTAGCAAAGAAAATTTTATAGTAAATTTGGAGTACCACTTTGGAGGATACGCTAAAATTACGAATGAATTAATCGATTTTATTAACGAATTTTATAATCTCAATCATATTCCCCTTGATCCCATATATACAGGAAAAATGATGTTCGGATTAAGAGACATGATAAAAAAGGGGCAAATCCATAAGGACAAAAAAATTTTAGCAATACACACAGGAGGTTTACAAGGGATTAAAGAAATGAATAAGTACTTAAAGAAGAAAAATAAACCTATAATTGTAACATGAAAAAATTTGGAATATTTCTAATAGCGATAGTTTTAGGAAATTTCATTCTGGCTCAAGAATCTGTAAAAAAAGATGAATTATACATTCAAACCTATGCTAAAGTTGCAGTAGAGGAAATGGAAATGTATCAAATTCCTGCAAGTATTACCTTAGCACAAGGAATTTTAGAAACAGGTAACGGGCAGAGTATTTTAGCACAGGTAGGAAATAATCATTTTGGCATTAAATGTAAAAATGATTGGACCGGAGGGAGAATGTATCATGATGATGATGCCAGAGGAGAATGTTTTAGAAAATATACCTCCGCAAAAGAATCTTACAGAGACCATTCTTTGTTTTTAGCAGAAAGACCCTATTATAAAAAACTGTTTCAATTAGATAGAAAAGATTATAAAGCATGGGCACATGGTTTAAGAAAAGCAGGGTATGCTACTAATCCTAAGTACGCATATATGTTAATCAATTTAATTGAAAGATATAAATTATACCAGTTTGATTCTTTAACCTCTGATAATGTAGATAAAAAGTTAGCAGAGTTATATCCGGATACATATAAATCCAATAATAGTATTGAAAAGGTAGATGAATCATCAATTTTGTTGGCAGATGCTAATACAAAAACAGTAAAAATTGATATTCCCAAAAAAACAACTCCGGTTAAAGTAACGGATAAAAAAGTAGAAAATGTAAAGAAAATAGCAGCCGTTAAGACCAATAATTTTGAATTCCCCAGCTCTAGAATTAGAATTCATCCCAATGGGAAAGTAAGATATATTATATTAAGGAAAGGAGATACGTTGGAAGATATTTCAAAAGCCTATCACATCTCATTAAATCAATTAAAATCTTATAATGATTTACTCTTTCAAGATAGTTTAGTAATTAACCAAAAAATCTTTTTAGATCCAAAAAAGAAAAAAGGAATCAACAAAGAACATATTGTAAAAGAAGGAGAGAAGATGTACGATATAGCCCAAGAAAATGGTATTTCATTAATTGAATTATACAAAAGAAATTTAATGTTTCCGGGAGATGAGCCTAAACAAGGAGATAGAATTTTATTAAAAGGGAGAAAAAGTTAAAATAGGGTTGGTAGATGTTATTTAAAAGAAGTAAGGCTTTATTTCAAGAGGCGCAACAATATATACCCGGAGGGGTAAATTCGCCCGTTAGAGCATTTAAATCTGTCGGAGGAGTTCCGGTTTTTATGAAATCGGCAAAAGGTGCATATCTTACAGATGAAGACGGAAACACATATATAGATTATATAAACTCATGGGGCCCCATGATTCTAGGTCATAATCATCCCCAAGTAGTAGAAGCAGTAAAAGAGCAAATGAAAAATGGGTTTTCATTTGGAACTCCTACGGAATTAGAAACAGAAATCGCTAAATTGATTATCTCTTCTGTTCCTTCTATTGATAAAATAAGAATGGTTAATTCAGGTACGGAAGCCTGTATGTCTGCAATTCGATTAGCAAGAGGTTTTACATCAAGAAATAAATTTATTAAGTTTGAAGGGTGCTATCATGGACATTCTGACTCCTTTCTTATAAAAGCCGGAAGTGGTGCTGTTACCTTTGGAAATCCTAATAGTCCGGGGGTAACGGAAGGAACGGCAAAGGATACTTTGTTGGCTAAATATAACGATATCGAATCTGTAAAATCTGTTTTCGAAAAGAATAAGGGCGAGATTGCAGCAGTTATACTAGAACCTATAGCAGGTAATATGGGATGTATATCTCCTAAAGGAGATTTTCTTGTTAAGTTAAAGCAACTATGTGAAGAAAATCAGTCATTACTGATTTTTGACGAAGTCATGACAGGTTTTCGAGCAAAGATGGGTGGAGCTCAAGAGTTTTTTAACATTCAGGCAGATATAGTAACTTATGGTAAAATTATTGGAGGTGGAATGCCCGTTGGAGCATTTGCCGCTCGAAAGGAAATAATGGATTGTTTATCTCCGGTTGGTAAGGTTTACCAAGCGGGAACTTTATCCGGAAATCCAATTGCTATGAGGGCCGGATATACAACCTTATCCATACTGAAAGATGATTTAGATATTTTCAATAGAATTACGCAGACTACAAAAATCCTATCCGATGAATTAAGAACTATTTTTAAAAACGCCGGTATACCCGTGTGTATTAATCAATGTTCATCGATGATGACCGTATTTTTTGGTATATCAGAAGTTTCAAACTTTGATGATGCAACAAAAGCTGATCATGAAATGTTTAATAAATATTTTCATTATCTACTTAACCACGGAATATATTTGCCGCCCTCAGGTTATGAAACATGGTTTATTTCTGATTGCATAAAAGATATTGAAATTGAAAAAACATTAGATTATACAAAAAAATTTATATTATCTCTTTGATTGGAAGATAATAAATTACTTAGTATAGTATATTTTCTTTTTATATAGAAGAAATGGCAAATTAAAATTCGAAACTTTCAAGTAGCTCTAATTCAGTTTTAAAAGGCAAGACTCGAGTTCCAAACTTATGAAATAATAATTGAGCAAATCGATCGGAATGGTTTTTATAAAAGTCTTCTAAAACTTTTTTGTTAGCGGCATAATATTGGAGGGAATAGGTACATCCTGATTCATCCGGATGAGAAATAACTTTTGAAAATATAACCTTAGTGAATATTTGAATTTCATACATTTCAGGGATTAAAGTATTTTTAACCCAATCGATCCATTCCTTTTCTAAAGGATATTCAACGTGAAAACTTTCTGAATATATAATCATTTCATTAAAATATTAATTAATAGCATAATCCACTGAGTACCCGAACATACCCTTTTCTTTAATCATATCGGCAACTTCATTGGGCATATTAATTTCCCAACCGTTTTTACCGGAAGCAATCTGAGTAAGAATTTGCTTTCCATAAATTCTGAGATAGGATTCATTATAATCTTTAATATCTACAATCCTCTTATTTTTTTTGAAATACTTGTATAAATCTTTAAGGCTTTCATTAACTTTTAAATTTTCAGAATTGAGAAACTCTCCTGTTTCTTGATCAACATATGGATAAAGATAAATTCGCATATGCTGCTTAAACAGCTTTCCAAAAGCTTCCATAATACCACCGCTTAAGTGGTTATAATATCCTTCTTTAAAAATGTCCAATAAATTATTAACACCCATTGAAATACCGATTCGTTCCGTAGTAAATCTGCTGAAATAATCTACTAAGCGATAATATTCGGAAAAATTAGAAATTAAAACAGTATATCCTAATTTTCCTAAAACATCTGCCCGATCTAAAAAATCTTGTTCATTGATCTCACCGGAAGCAAGCAGGTTGGATAAAGTAATCTCAAATAGTACCTTAGTATTTTCTTTAGTAACCTTTTTTTCATTCATAAACATTTTCAAACCTTGATTACACATATCAATGTTTACATGGGTAACCGGACGGAAACTTCCTCTTAATGCGAAAATATTTTTATTATATAATTCATCCGCGGGAAGAACATTTTTTCCGTTAGGCTCAAAAACAGCTGCATCTGCCATTCCGTTTTTAACTAACTGTAAGCTCATTAAACGATTGTCCACAGCAGCATAATCCGGTCCGCTGAAATTAATCATATCAATTTCAATCTGATCGGTGCTGAGTTCATCATAAAGAGATGAAATTATTTTTTTGGGATTATCACTGTAAAAAAAAGAACCATAGATTAAATTGACTCCTAAAATGCCTAAGGTTTCCTGTTGTAATTTAGTGTCGTTTTCATGGAAACGAACATGTAAAATAATTTCATTATACGGTTCTAATTCGTGTAATTGAAATCGGATTCCAACCCAACCATGCCCTTTAAAAGTTTTATTAAAATTGATGGTAGTAACTGTGTTGGCATAAGAAAAAAATTTTCTGCCTGAACAATTGCTTCTATCGATTCGTTTCTCAATTAATTCAATTTCATGGTCAAGCATTTTATGCAATCGTGCTTGAGAAACATATCTATTATCCGGTTCTTTTCCATAAATAGAATCACTTACTTCTTTATCATAGGCAGAAATTGCTTTGGCAATAGTTTTAGAAGCTGCGCCCGCTCTAAAAAAATAGCGTACGGTTTCCTGACCTGCTCCTATTTCAGAAAAAGTCCCATAAATATCTTTATTTAAATTAATCTGAAGAGCTTTTTGCCTAGGGGTTAGTACTTGTTTATGAGAGAGCATATTTTCAACTTTTGTTCGTAAATTTACAAAAATTATGGTACTACAAAAAAGTAATATAACATTCTTAGGGACAGGAACTTCTCAAGGAATTCCGGTAATAGGTTCAAATGATCCGGTATGTAAGTCTCAAGATGAAAAAGATAAAAGATTACGAACTTCTGCATTGGTTCAATATAAAGGTTTGGATTTATTAATTGACTGCGGTCCTGATTTCAGACAGCAAATGTTGCGAGAAAATAAATCCAATGTAGATGCCGTATTAATAACGCATGAACACACAGACCATATTGGAGGATTAGATGATTTGCGTCCCATCAATTTTTTAAAAGGACAAGATATTCCTATTTTTGGAAAGGAAAGGGTATTAGAAGATATAAAAAGAAGATTTTCTTATGCTTTTGCAGAAGTAAAATATCCGGGTGCTCCCGGTTTTGAATTACATTCAGTGAATGGTGATATCTCTTTTCAAAATGTTTCTATTCAACCCATATATATTTTACACGGTAAGTTGCCCATTTTAGGATATAAAATAGGGGGATTATCATATATCACTGATGCTTCCTTTATTTCTGAAGAAGAAATAGAAAAAATTAAATTTTCAGAAGTATTAGTTATCAATGCTTTAAGAAAGGAAGCTCATGCTTCCCATTTTACTTTGTTTGAGGCATTGGAAATCATTGAGAAAGTTAAACCTAAAAAGGCTTATTTAACACACATCAGCTATCAACTAGGGTTTCATGAAGAGGTAGAAAAAACATTGCCTAATCATGTTTTTTTAGCTTATGACGGATTGAAAGTTGAATTTTAATAAGAATGCATATTTTTTTACTAAAAATCATATTTTATAATAAATAAAAGGCATTATTTAGATATATTTTAATTTATAAATTTAATTAAATGTATATTCCTCAATTTTGTACTTTTGCAATACTTACAATTATAATATTAAATGAACAATAGATCAGTATATGTAGCGGCTACATGTCCTTATAGCGGAAAATCTTTGATTAGCTTGGGGATATTGCAAATGGTAATGAGAAGAACACCGAATATTGGTTATTTTCGTCCTATTATTGATGATTTAGATGATGGGATAAAAGACAACCATATTGAAACTATGATTTCTTATTTTAATCTTAATCAGAGTTATGAAGATGCATACGCTTTTACTAAAAGTGAAATTATTGATCTTCAAAATAGTGGCAGATTAAATGAGGCATACGATAGTATTATTCAAAAGTATAAAGCATTAGAAGATAGATTTGACTTTGTACTAATCGATGGTACTGATATATCAGCAGGTAGTACTTCGTTAGAATATGATTTGAATGTTATCATTGCTAAATCTTTAAATATTCCGGTCGTTCTTGTTGTAAAAGATTCATTTAAAAATTCGCACGATTTAGCTAAAAATATAAGTCTGGAATTAAACAATTTTTTAAAGAAGGATAATAAAGTTATTGCGGTAATTGTTAATAAATGTGATAAAGATATAGAAGAAGTTATTACTAAAAGTAAGAAACGCATTGGTGATTCCGTTTTATTATCTATAATTCCTAACGATAAACCTTTAAGCTTTCCTACACTAAAAGAAGTTGCAGATGTTTTAGGAGCTAAAGTACTTCATGGAAGTGAAAATTTAAATCGATCCATCACTAAGTTTATGATTGGAGGTATGTTACTATCTCAATTCATTAACTATGTTGAAGAAGATTGCGTTGTTATACTTCCCGGTGATCGATCCGATTTAATCGTTGGAACTTTACTTTCCAACTTATCTAATTTTAAAAGAAT is a window from the Apibacter sp. B3706 genome containing:
- a CDS encoding 1-aminocyclopropane-1-carboxylate deaminase/D-cysteine desulfhydrase: MNVPIQTFQFPGLQTDQVLHIKREDLIHPVISGNKFWKLKYNIQKAKELGKKILVTFGGAMSNHIVACAAAANENGFQSIGIIRGEEIVDKWKDNLTLTEASTYGMEFIFAPRHEYRLKEQSSYIQNILNTIPNHYLVPEGGTNSLAVKGAAEILSEKTFSYDIITSAMGTGGTVSGLSVGAFPHQQVIGFPVLKNAHFLVKELLKHTSKENFIVNLEYHFGGYAKITNELIDFINEFYNLNHIPLDPIYTGKMMFGLRDMIKKGQIHKDKKILAIHTGGLQGIKEMNKYLKKKNKPIIVT
- a CDS encoding glucosaminidase domain-containing protein translates to MKKFGIFLIAIVLGNFILAQESVKKDELYIQTYAKVAVEEMEMYQIPASITLAQGILETGNGQSILAQVGNNHFGIKCKNDWTGGRMYHDDDARGECFRKYTSAKESYRDHSLFLAERPYYKKLFQLDRKDYKAWAHGLRKAGYATNPKYAYMLINLIERYKLYQFDSLTSDNVDKKLAELYPDTYKSNNSIEKVDESSILLADANTKTVKIDIPKKTTPVKVTDKKVENVKKIAAVKTNNFEFPSSRIRIHPNGKVRYIILRKGDTLEDISKAYHISLNQLKSYNDLLFQDSLVINQKIFLDPKKKKGINKEHIVKEGEKMYDIAQENGISLIELYKRNLMFPGDEPKQGDRILLKGRKS
- the hemL gene encoding glutamate-1-semialdehyde 2,1-aminomutase, coding for MLFKRSKALFQEAQQYIPGGVNSPVRAFKSVGGVPVFMKSAKGAYLTDEDGNTYIDYINSWGPMILGHNHPQVVEAVKEQMKNGFSFGTPTELETEIAKLIISSVPSIDKIRMVNSGTEACMSAIRLARGFTSRNKFIKFEGCYHGHSDSFLIKAGSGAVTFGNPNSPGVTEGTAKDTLLAKYNDIESVKSVFEKNKGEIAAVILEPIAGNMGCISPKGDFLVKLKQLCEENQSLLIFDEVMTGFRAKMGGAQEFFNIQADIVTYGKIIGGGMPVGAFAARKEIMDCLSPVGKVYQAGTLSGNPIAMRAGYTTLSILKDDLDIFNRITQTTKILSDELRTIFKNAGIPVCINQCSSMMTVFFGISEVSNFDDATKADHEMFNKYFHYLLNHGIYLPPSGYETWFISDCIKDIEIEKTLDYTKKFILSL
- a CDS encoding DUF4286 family protein gives rise to the protein MIIYSESFHVEYPLEKEWIDWVKNTLIPEMYEIQIFTKVIFSKVISHPDESGCTYSLQYYAANKKVLEDFYKNHSDRFAQLLFHKFGTRVLPFKTELELLESFEF
- a CDS encoding TonB-dependent receptor → MLSHKQVLTPRQKALQINLNKDIYGTFSEIGAGQETVRYFFRAGAASKTIAKAISAYDKEVSDSIYGKEPDNRYVSQARLHKMLDHEIELIEKRIDRSNCSGRKFFSYANTVTTINFNKTFKGHGWVGIRFQLHELEPYNEIILHVRFHENDTKLQQETLGILGVNLIYGSFFYSDNPKKIISSLYDELSTDQIEIDMINFSGPDYAAVDNRLMSLQLVKNGMADAAVFEPNGKNVLPADELYNKNIFALRGSFRPVTHVNIDMCNQGLKMFMNEKKVTKENTKVLFEITLSNLLASGEINEQDFLDRADVLGKLGYTVLISNFSEYYRLVDYFSRFTTERIGISMGVNNLLDIFKEGYYNHLSGGIMEAFGKLFKQHMRIYLYPYVDQETGEFLNSENLKVNESLKDLYKYFKKNKRIVDIKDYNESYLRIYGKQILTQIASGKNGWEINMPNEVADMIKEKGMFGYSVDYAIN
- a CDS encoding MBL fold metallo-hydrolase gives rise to the protein MVLQKSNITFLGTGTSQGIPVIGSNDPVCKSQDEKDKRLRTSALVQYKGLDLLIDCGPDFRQQMLRENKSNVDAVLITHEHTDHIGGLDDLRPINFLKGQDIPIFGKERVLEDIKRRFSYAFAEVKYPGAPGFELHSVNGDISFQNVSIQPIYILHGKLPILGYKIGGLSYITDASFISEEEIEKIKFSEVLVINALRKEAHASHFTLFEALEIIEKVKPKKAYLTHISYQLGFHEEVEKTLPNHVFLAYDGLKVEF